The following are encoded in a window of Labrus bergylta chromosome 16, fLabBer1.1, whole genome shotgun sequence genomic DNA:
- the dxo gene encoding decapping and exoribonuclease protein, which produces MDSQKFHHPNSNHHQKRRSAYQKEGEASGRSHCESKHFRPNHQHHEQSGPTPGPNPLSSRCLSTRRELYERDFPVYKQPVEVGSFSLDSERRFFNDSRQLRYYVEPDRTPNFDLRDGYRDRFIKRDDSVKEKLDHILRWILANKSKLSSKVTSDKSCALDVDFVTWRGHLTKLLTTPYEAREGWLLAVTRFRGTLYISEVETEAARRDRESRTGRHEEMMYWGYKFEQYTCADDVHSSPDPGGVVNTNEAFCTVVQTRLADHRLLFSGEVDCRDKDPKAPAAPACYVELKTSAEICTPKQRSNFHRFKLIKWWAQSFLPGVPRVVAGFRDHEGVVVGVETFPISKMSHLIKNEHNCWKPTVCMNFCCDFLSFVKQTATEDNPSVVYLFCYEPHRDVTFSIHRDSQYSFLPRWYLEGITRSQD; this is translated from the exons ATGGACTCCCAAAAATTTCACCATCCTAACTCCAATCACCACCAGAAACGGCGTTCAGCATACCAAAAAGAAGGAGAGGCCAGTGGAAGAAGTCACTGTGAGAGCAAACACTTCAGACCAAACCACCAGCACCACGAGCAGTCTGGGCCGACTCCCGGGCCGAACCCCCTCAGCTCCCGGTGTCTGAGCACCAGAAGAGAACTGTATGAAAGAGACTTTCCCGTGTACAAACAGCCCGTGGAGGTGGGAAGTTTCTCCCTCGACTCAGAGCGTAGATTCTTTAACGACAGCCGACAGTTGAGGTACTACGTGGAACCGGACAGAACGCCGAATTTCGATCTAAGGGATGGATACAGGGATCGCTTTATAAAGAGAGACGACAGCGTGAAGGAGAAGCTGGACCACATCCTGCGGTGGATCTtagcaaataaatcaaagctcAGCTCAAAGGTGACCTCGGACAAATCATG TGCTTTAGATGTGGACTTTGTGACATGGCGCGGCCACCTGACCAAGCTTCTGACGACCCCCTACGAGGCGCGGGAGGGCTGGTTGCTGGCGGTCACACGGTTCAGGGGCACGCTGTACATCAGCGAGGTGGAAACAGAGGCTGCGCGACGGGATCGAGAGAGCCGCACCGGGAGGCATGAAGAGATGATGTACTGGGGATACAAGTTTGAGCAGTACACATGTGCAG ATGACGTCCACAGCTCACCTGACCCGGGCGGAGTGGTGAACACTAATGAGGCCTTCTGCACCGTGGTACAAACTCGGCTTGCGGATCACAGACTCCTGTTCTCCGGGGAGGTGGACTGCCGGGATAAAGACCCAAAGGCTCCGGCTGCTCCTGCGTGCTACGTCGAGCTGAAGACTTCTGCGGAGATCTGCACCCCGAAACAACGCAGCAACTTCCACAG GTTCAAACTGATCAAGTGGTGGGCTCAGTCTTTTCTCCCCGGGGTCCCTCGGGTTGTGGCCGGTTTCAGGGATCATGAAGGAGTGGTCGTCGGTGTGGAGACTTTTCCCATCTCTAAGATGTCACATCTCATCAAG AATGAACACAACTGCTGGAAGCCGACAGTGTGTATGAACTTTTGCTGTGATTTCCTCTCGTTTGTGAAGCAAACAGCTACTGAAGACAATCCCAG CGTGGTGTACCTGTTCTGCTACGAGCCCCACAGAGATGTGACCTTCTCCATCCACAGAGACTCCCAGTACTCCTTTCTGCCTCGGTGGTATTTGGAGGGGATCACCAGAAGTCAAGACTAA
- the slc25a17l gene encoding peroxisomal membrane protein PMP34 has protein sequence MSDNGGTAVGLLSYETLVHAVAGAMGSVTAMSVFFPLDTAKSRLQVDEKRKSNSTPVILAEIAKEEGLLSLYRGWLPVISSLCCSNFVYFYTFNTLKRLNAAGQIKSRPGRDLLMGVAAGVVNVLLTTPMWVVNTRLKLQGAKFRNEDLQQTHYRGIFDAFSQIISKEGLGTLWNGTLPSLILVLNPAVQFMIYEGMKRKAGRGGKKISSAEIFLIGAIAKAIATTATYPLQTVQAILRFGQYKGDGKGGVIGSLSSIFSLLMDRIRRYGALGLYKGLEAKLLQTVLTAALMFVVYEKITTATFKVMGLNKKLKH, from the exons ATGTCCGACAACGGTGGCACAGCTGTCGGCCTTCTGTCCTACGAGACGCTGGTTCATGCTGTGGCAGGTGCAATG GGGAGTGTGACAGCGATGAGCGTTTTCTTCCCTTTGGACACAGCCAAAAGCAGACTGCAGG tggATGAGAAGCGAAAGTCTAACTCGACCCCGGTCATTCTGGCGGAGATAGCAAAGGAAGAAGGCCT TCTGTCTCTGTACAGAGGCTGGTTACCCGTCATCTCCAGTCTCTGCTGCTCCAACTTTGTCTACTTCTACACCTTTAACACGCTCAAGAGGCTGAATGCAGCGGGACAGATCAAGTCCAGACCTGGCAGAGACCTGCTCATGGGGGTCGCAGCAG GGGTGGTGAACGTGCTCCTGACCACGCCCATGTGGGTGGTCAACACCCGACTGAAGCTGCAGGGGGCCAAGTTCAGAAACGAAGACCTCCAGCAGACCCACTACAGAGGCATATTTG ACGCTTTCTCACAGATCATATCCAAGGAGGGTCTAGGAACTCTGTGGAACGGCACTCTGCCCTCCCTCATCCTCGTGCTCAACCCGGCAGTACAGTTCATGATTTACGAGGGCATGAAGAGGAAGGCGGGCAGAGGAGGGAAGAAG ATTTCCTCAGCAGAGATCTTTCTCATTGGAGCCATCGCCAAGGCCATCGCCACCACAgcaacatatcctcttcagacGGTCCAGGCCATCCTGAGG TTCGGACAGTACAAAGGTGACGGCAAAGGCGGCGTTATCGGAAGCCTCTCGagcattttctctctgctcatgGACAGAATCAG GAGGTATGGGGCCCTTGGTTTGTACAAAGGCCTGGAGGCAAAGCTGCTGCAGACGGTGCTGACGGCTGCACTCATGTTTGTCGTGTATGAGAAGATCACGACTGCTACCTTCAAAGTCATGGGCCTGAACAAGAAACTGAAGCACTGA
- the anks4b gene encoding ankyrin repeat and SAM domain-containing protein 4B: MSRYHKAAIDGYLDLLKEATRKDLNTADEDGMTPTLLAAFHGHVDALQLICSREGDPNRSDIWGNTPLHLAAGNGHMHILSFLVNFGANLFALDNEFHTAMDVAASRDRMDCVRFLDASASQQTNQNPKKVATLKKEATKEAEKRVKLCEKVKKRHQSKMDKLQRGAGNTGSVSEASMASGFSNGGNINSVNEQFSKLIAADKSGSLTARVKGTLQKKMGKKDKGTLQRSGGDGNVIFLKQEGGASENPEFLDVFNEQEEDMMGGEGMTDFEDYDDNEESGQVKQSIFNRPGLGGLIFMKKMGLESDDIPGGTNENLGFLVQNELFDAEEDTTGLGGNDDAELPWDQEDLGLDDDEDEETSPLDAFLSSISLPEFAPAFSKEHLDLEALMLCSDDDLKGIRIQLGPRKKILEAAAHRKRALENPGIMKDSCL; the protein is encoded by the exons ATGTCTCGGTACCACAAAGCGGCAATTGATGGATACTTGGACCTCTTAAAGGAGGCCACAAGGAAGGACCTGAACACTGCAGATGAGGATGGCATGACTCCCACTTTACTGGCCGCTTTCCATGGACATGTCGATGCTCTTCAGCTCATATGCAGCAGAGA AGGAGACCCCAACAGGAGTGACATCTGGGGAAACACACCGCTTCACCTTGCAGCAGGCAACGGCCACATGCACATCCTCAGCTTTCTGGTCAACTTCGGTGCCAATCTGTTTGCTCTGGACAATGAATTCCACACGGCCATGGATGTGGCTGCCTCCCGTGACCGCATGGACTGTGTGCGCTTCCTGGACGCCTCTGCCTCACAGCAGACCAACCAGAATCCAAAGAAGGTGGCCACCCTAAAGAAGGAGGCCACCAAAGAAGCAGAGAAGCGTGTGAAACTCTGCGAGAAGGTGAAAAAGAGGCACCAGAGCAAGATGGATAAACTCCAACGAGGAGCAGGAAATACTGGGTCTGTTTCAGAGGCCAGCATGGCATCAGGGTTCTCAAACGGTGGCAACATAAACAGCGTCAATGAGCAGTTCTCCAAGCTTATAGCTGCTGATAAGTCTGGCTCTCTTACAGCCAGGGTTAAAGGCACACTGCAGAAGAAGATGGGGAAGAAAGATAAAGGCACCCTGCAGAGATCAGGAGGAGACGGAAATGTCATTTTCCTCAAACAGGAGGGGGGAGCCTCTGAAAACCCAGAGTTTCTGGATGTCTTCAATGAGCAGGAAGAGGACATGATGGGTGGCGAAGGAATGACAGACTTCGAAGACTATGATGACAACGAAGAATCTGGCCAAGTCAAACAGTCCATCTTCAACCGGCCAGGACTCGGAGGTCTGATTTTTATGAAGAAGATGGGGCTGGAGTCAGACGACATCCCTGGTGGAACCAATGAAAATCTTGGTTTCCTCGTTCAGAACGAGTTATTCGATGCAGAAGAAGATACCACTGGCCTAGGTGGGAATGATGATGCCGAGCTGCCCTGGGACCAAGAAGATCTGGGactggatgatgatgaagatgaggaaacCTCTCCTTTGGATGCATTCTTGTCGTCCATCTCGTTGCCAGAGTTTGCTCCTGCATTCAGCAAAGAGCACCTGGACCTGGAGGCGCTGATGCTCTGCTCCGATGATGACCTGAAAGGCATTcgcatccagctgggaccaagGAAGAAGATCTTGGAGGCTGCCGCTCACAGGAAGCGCGCTCTTGAAAACCCTGGCATAATGAAGGACAGCTGCTTATAA